In a genomic window of Plutella xylostella chromosome 16, ilPluXylo3.1, whole genome shotgun sequence:
- the LOC105384249 gene encoding N-glycosylase/DNA lyase: protein MGWNKLKCKSKELQLIGTLNGGQSFRWKLEEGTNEWLGIFSKTVWKIRQNNESLEYKVIGSLLESKGKGTKSNKKTETDNELFKKRLEEYFRLDVNLGDYYKEWSEKDELFKSAGKQFYGIRMLSQEPVENLFSFICSQNNHISRISSMVEKLCTHYGEEICSHEDVTYYSFPTVDKLSSPEVEAELRELGFGYRAKFIQKSAAQIQEWGGEEWFQSLQDMKYKEAKTELMKLHGIGPKVADCICLMSLNHLEALPVDTHVYQIAAQNYLPHLRGKKSVTDKMYTEIGDHFRQLYGPMAGWAHTVLFCADLKKFQVQESSDKAVPKKRRKCT from the exons atgggTTGGAATAAGCTTAAGTGTAAGAGCAAAGAGTTGCAACTAATCGGCACATTAAATGGGGGTCAAAGCTTCAG ATGGAAACTAGAAGAAGGCACCAATGAATGGCTCGGTATATTCTCTAAGACAGTATGGAAAATACGTCAGAATAATGAATCGTTAGAATACAAAGTTATCGGATCTCTCCTTGAGTCAAAGGGAAAAGGgacaaaatcaaataaaaagacagaAACAGATAATGAGCTCTTCAAGAAACGTTTAGAAGAATATTTTAGACTAGATGTCAATTTGGGTGATTATTACAAGGAGTGGTCTGAGAAGGATGAGCTGTTCAAATCTGCCGGCAAACAGTTTTATGGAATAAGAATGCTCAGTCAGGAGCCAGTGGAAAACCTATTTTCTTTCATATGCAGTCAGAACAATCATATTTCAAG aatatcaagtaTGGTGGAGAAACTGTGCACACACTATGGAGAAGAGATTTGCTCCCATGAAGATGTTACTTACTATTCCTTCCCTACAGTAGACAAACTGTCATCTCCTGAG GTAGAAGCAGAGCTAAGAGAGCTGGGCTTTGGCTACCGGGCCAAGTTCATTCAGAAGTCGGCAGCTCAGATCCAGGAGTGGGGTGGTGAGGAGTGGTTCCAGAGTCTACAGGACATGAAGTACAAGGAGGCCAAGACTGAGCTCATGAAGCTACACGGGATTGGGCCTAAG GTAGCCGACTGCATATGCCTCATGTCTCTGAACCACCTGGAAGCGTTGCCAGTGGACACGCACGTGTATCAGATAGCTGCCCAGAACTACCTGCCACATCTGAGGGGCAAGAAGAGtgtcactgataaaatgtACACCGAGATCGGAGATCACTTCAGACAGCTTTACGGGCCAATGGCAGGCTGGGCGCATACG GTTTTATTCTGTGCCGACCTGAAGAAGTTCCAAGTCCAAGAGTCTTCAGATAAGGCGGTGCCGAAGAAACGAAgaaaatgtacataa
- the LOC105394203 gene encoding beta-chimaerin: protein MENLRNIWKPELYRIQMEAPKPKRIVCEDCADRPEFYGKEYHGVMGHKEATSLLDGEPDGAFLIRKGNLMNDFFTLTWRFNDRIHHYKLYYDGTHYTNTNKTYDCVYDLVADGLITMHMELRARHILEMINSRANYTESPYITLNKKKMNTLTRSKVPSLTGSPAINKLNNSTSEENLTKSVNNLDLTPSLEDNPLLTKYSKSHSFKTHTFKGLNWCELCANFLWGFTAQGVKCEDCGFIAHTKCSERVPNLCLPDLKKLRGVFGIDLTTLLNAHSSTLPFVVRKCVNEIEARGMDSEGIYRVSGFADEIEALKMAFDKDGEAADLSQYSNINVVAGTLKLYLRLLPVPLVTYDVHARFVRAIQCKTPPEQISALRECLDLLPPAHFNCLQYMMQHLHRVSQQAEVNKMSAHNLSTVFAPTLVATPPAITDLAFEIRALQTLIENCPLIYYGNK from the exons ATGGAGAATCTACGAAACATTTGGAAGCCCGAGC TATACCGGATACAAATGGAGGCTCCAAAGCCGAAGCGGATCGTGTGTGAGGACTGCGCCGACCGGCCCGAGTTCTACGGCAAGGAGTACCACGGCGTGATGGGACACAAGGAGGCCACGAGCTTGCTCGACGGCGAACCTGACGGGGCGTTTCTAATACGAAAAGGGAACTTGATGAATGACTTTTTCACACTTACTTGGAG GTTCAATGACAGAATCCACCACTACAAACTGTACTACGACGGCACTCACTACACCAACACGAACAAGACATACGACTGCGTGTACGACCTGGTGGCCGACGGGCTCATCACCATGCACATGGAGCTGCGGGCCCGGCACATCCTCGAGATGATCAACTCACGGGCCAACTATACAGAGAGCCCGTATATCACACTGAACAAGAAGAAAATGAACACTCTTACTAGGAGCAAAGT ACCATCACTAACCGGATCTCCAGCTATCAACAAACTCAACAACTCCACTTCAGAAGAGAATCTCACTAAATCTGTCAACAACCTAGACTTAACCCCAAGCTTGGAGGATAACCCACTTCTGACCAAGTACTCCAAAAGCCATAGCTTCAAAACTCACACATTCAAAGGCCTAAACTGGTGTGAATTGTGTGCCAACTTCCTTTGGGGATTCACAGCTCAGGGAGTAAAATGTGAAG ATTGTGGTTTCATAGCACACACAAAATGTTCGGAGCGGGTACCAAACCTCTGCCTGCCAGACCTCAAGAAGCTCCGTGGAGTATTCGGCATAGATCTGACCACACTCCTGAATGCCCACTCCAGCACCCTTCCCTTTGTCGTGAGGAAGTGTGTCAACGAGATAGAAGCGAGAGGAATGGACTCCGAGGGTATTTACAGAGTTTCCGGGTTTGCTGATGAAATTGAAGCGTTGAAAATGGCCTTTGATAAAG acGGCGAAGCAGCGGACCTGAGCCAGTACAGCAACATCAACGTGGTGGCGGGCACGCTGAAGCTGTACCTGCGGCTGCTGCCCGTGCCGCTGGTCACCTACGACGTGCACGCGCGCTTCGTAAGGGCCATAC AGTGCAAGACGCCCCCGGAGCAGATCTCGGCGCTGCGCGAGTGCCTCGACCTGCTGCCGCCCGCGCACTTCAACTGTCTGCAGTACATGATGCAGCATCTACACAG AGTGTCCCAACAAGCGGAGGTGAACAAGATGAGTGCTCACAACCTGAGCACGGTGTTCGCGCCGACGCTCGTGGCGACGCCGCCCGCCATCACCGACCTGGCGTTCGAGATACGCGCGCTGCAGACGCTTATTGAGAATTGCCCGCTCATTTACTATGGTAACAAGTAA
- the LOC125489717 gene encoding uncharacterized protein LOC125489717, giving the protein MQNSSPQSVNQRNNELNVIQVNLHRSKLATAELYQVAMETKVSIALVQEPYVGKHGYMKQQPGTRLIQCTLNRQKPVKAAIIVFGDLLEVIHDPQLVTETEAAAVAIGGGTKLGLVSVYFEGDQDIDPYIERTKTFCEKLNTRNLIVAGDVNAWSHWWGSVSENDRGVAYSSFLTEIDLQILNTGDTPTFETYRNGKICKSTVDVTACSTSLLGKIEDWKVDANLITSDHNAITFTLRTGKALEHLKPITTRMYNTKKANWSKFASKLKSLLVEKNITTTSVQECDNPEDLENMISTYTEAIHEACETSIPTAGKWKGEPKPPWWSKSLEDLKKDVLRKKRRIRNAAASRMPYVIAEYQKTKQEYSEKAEKAQIESWKEFCTTQEKESMWDKIYRVIKKTSGRQEDMLLRDTAGNTLSPQQSAELLATTFYPDDSESTDQPFHAELREKTKEIPREHLRDNDPPFTTVELDLVLQAMNPKKAPGPDGFTADICGAAIQCEREVFMAIANKCLSFRHFPSQWKTAHVVILRKASKEDYTHPKSYRPIGLLSVLGKIVEKLMVARLQWHILPTLNKNQYGFMPQRGTEDALYDLVAHLREGMNTKKFVVLISLDIEGAFDNAWWPALKHQLAKKRCPQNLYEMVCSYLSDRKIKVNYARAACEKGTTKGCVQGSIGGPTFWNIILDSLLHKLEAEGVYCQAFADDVALVFTGLAVKTLEVSANKVLDKIVEWGTRNKLNFAPHKTNAMLLTKKLKYDLPQLFMAGTKINLVEEIKLLGLIIDRRLTFKAHITAQCKKAADIHKQLARAAKVTWGLNGEIVRTIYIAVVEPIMTYAASVWSQAVELESNKKQLFSLQRGFAQKICKAYRTVSLTSALALSGLLPLDLRIQEAANLYKSKKLLSADYLPPGKDLERNVGYLDLPHPSTLTSTKYEILENTTLLDTGSQIFTDGSKIEGKVGAALSWWEDGKEKLSETFGLHPSCTVFQSELYALHRATKLVSSSTDKKVNILSDSRSSLDLLQNPKLSHPLARSIKENIARAVSDGGEIQMFWLRAHVGTAGNERADELAKTAALHSTSHDYDKVPLSYVRKKIREESVRKWQDRYATSSTGAVTRKFLPDVNQAYRITRTSKLTPAHVQMLTGHGGIGEYLYRFKLKGSPGCDCDPNISESVWHIILDCPRFLAARHDLETLIDRNLVESELKDILADTNHRPHFLSYADRIFRVAARRNSTISRPEAQSTSTSVVQSSNPTISAPQQVTPKATATNQLLSCGEKGEAGLRRRSVALFMDSSSERLGISFCVSGARKRVAISPGLASLLNGSTSKATMKRKAYDALPVTLVGDQSCRLVRCRNKTIALLEWADDTPFVQACSWLTMLGERAQDSNVPKIISVDAMVIEHKKGEIVDQLGCLKASKQHEIVVYEDRGEDLSFLSGHIPVRNNNHQQTEAVTGSERLQERMASESVAAAEQQEINMRMQSRISQGRAQGFLQAFKSAAQSLMGKPQRTPEWRQIPKGPIRKRTAQRTITRADMGQVVPPKLKTATSPKEHLENAVIEFVAITTATKQVNLLSCKTIMQTYRQENEGRLKILLEEAEACIYDNSSCQVLRGKMTGAYMAAYSEESGFVPWECNSSKFTVPHNNQIVVVAQCTRIMLEDKILAKVETINANWNHWTMPTITWVNGVPGCGKTTWVINNFDVSKDTIITTTTEAAIDIRNRLAHRIGDMVRTRVRTMASVLVNGFREHVGCQRLIIDEALMNHFGAIVMAAHLSRACDIALIGDINQLPYIDRENLFELRYNRPTLVANITQELLCSYRNPMDVAYALKEVYSGIYAATARIQSLQLKRLTDAVIPKSQTNTLFLVHTQEEKETLTSQGYGEGMGSRVLTIHEAQGLTYESVIIIRTKDKIKLHDSVPHAVVALSRHTTTWRKRKSLILPQFFAPNFYVSQTT; this is encoded by the exons ATGCAAAACTCATCCCCCCAAAGTGTCAATCAACGTAACAATGAATTAAACGTAATTCAAGTGAATCTGCATAGGTCTAAACTGGCAACCGCAGAACTATACCAGGTGGCAATGGAGACAAAAGTTTCAATAGCTCTTGTTCAAGAACCCTACGTGGGAAAACATGGCTATATGAAACAACAGCCAGGAACACGCCTTATCCAGTGTACCCTAAACCGACAAAAGCCAGTAAAGGCAGCCATCATCGTCTTCGGCGACTTGCTAGAGGTAATCCACGATCCACAGCTGGTGACAGAAACCGAAGCAGCAGCCGTGGCGATCGGAGGGGGGACAAAACTGGGCCTGGTATCAGTTTACTTTGAGGGGGATCAGGACATAGATCCATACATTGAAAGGACTAAAACATTCTGCGAAAAATTGAACACGCGAAACCTCATTGTAGCAGGCGACGTTAACGCATGGAGTCACTGGTGGGGAAGCGTCTCGGAAAATGACAGAGGGGTGGCGTACAGCTCATTCCTAACAGAAATTGACCTCCAAATTCTCAACACAGGAGACACACCAACCTTCGAAACCTACAGAAATGGAAAAATCTGCAAAAGTACGGTAGATGTCACCGCCTGTAGCACGTCACTTCTGGGTAAGATCGAGGACTGGAAAGTCGACGCAAACTTAATAACTTCTGACCACAACGCAATCACCTTTACACTGCGAACGGGAAAGGCACTAGAACACCTAAAGCCAATCACAACGCGTATGTATAATACCAAAAAGGCGAACTGGTCGAAATTTGCGTCAAAACTAAAATCCCTCCTGGTTGAGAAAAATATCACAACCACGTCCGTACAAGAGTGTGACAATCCAGAAGATCTTGAAAATATGATCTCAACGTACACTGAAGCCATCCACGAAGCCTGCGAAACGTCCATCCCAACCGCAGGAAAATGGAAAGGGGAACCCAAACCCCCGTGGTGGTCAAAGTCGCTTGAAGATCTCAAAAAAGATGTGTTGAGGAAAAAAAGAAGAATAAGGAATGCTGCTGCAAGCAGAATGCCCTATGTCATAGCGGAATACCAAAAAACTAAACAAGAATACTCCGAAAAAGCCGAGAAAGCCCAAATAGAGAGCTGGAAGGAGTTCTGCACGACTcaggaaaaagaaagcatgTGGGACAAAATCTACAGGGTGATAAAGAAAACCTCAGGCAGGCAGGAAGACATGCTCCTCAGAGACACTGCGGGCAACACTTTATCCCCACAACAGTCAGCAGAACTCCTAGCAACGACGTTTTACCCAGATGACTCCGAAAGCACCGACCAACCATTCCATGCGGAACTGAGAGAAAAAACCAAGGAAATACCACGGGAACATCTAAGAGATAACGACCCACCCTTTACAACTGTGGAACTCGACCTTGTGCTACAAGCAATGAACCCAAAAAAAGCCCCAGGACCCGATGGCTTCACTGCCGATATCTGTGGCGCAGCCATCCAGTGCGAGAGGGAGGTGTTTATGGCGATAGCCAATAAATGCTTATCATTTAGACACTTCCCATCGCAATGGAAAACGGCGCACGTGGTGATCTTGCGGAAAGCTAGCAAAGAGGACTACACGCACCCAAAATCCTACAGACCTATAGGGCTACTCTCAGTTCTCGGAAAAATAGTTGAAAAACTAATGGTCGCTCGCCTACAGTGGCATATCTTACCGACGCTCAACAAAAACCAGTACGGCTTTATGCCCCAGAGAGGTACCGAGGACGCTCTCTATGACCTTGTAGCACACCTAAGAGAGGGAATGAACACCAAAAAATTTGTTGTACTTATCTCCTTGGACATAGAGGGCGCCTTCGACAACGCATGGTGGCCCGCTTTAAAACATCAACTGGCAAAAAAAAGGTGCCCACAAAATCTGTACGAGATGGTATGCTCATATCTCAGTGACCGAAAGATCAAGGTCAACTACGCTCGAGCGGCATGTGAGAAGGGGACCACTAAGGGATGTGTCCAAGGCTCCATAGGAGGACCAACTTTCTGGAACATCATCCTCGACTCACTGTTGCACAAACTAGAGGCTGAAGGAGTGTATTGTCAAGCATTCGCAGATGACGTGGCCCTTGTCTTCACAGGTCTAGCAGTAAAAACCCTAGAGGTGTCGGCTAACAAAGTACTCGATAAAATAGTGGAATGGGGAACTCGCAACAAACTCAACTTTGCACCACATAAGACCAACGCGATGCTGTTAACGAAGAAGTTGAAATACGATTTGCCCCAACTATTCATGGCTGGTACAAAGATAAACCTCGTAGAGGAAATAAAACTGTTGGGCCTCATCATAGACCGCAGGTTAACTTTCAAAGCTCACATAACCGCTCAGTGTAAAAAGGCAGCAGACATTCACAAACAGCTAGCGCGCGCAGCGAAGGTAACCTGGGGACTAAACGGTGAAATTGTGAGGACAATCTACATCGCAGTAGTGGAGCCCATCATGACATACGCCGCAAGCGTCTGGTCACAAGCCGTCGAACTGGaaagtaacaaaaaacaacttttcTCGCTACAAAGAGGTTTcgcacaaaaaatatgtaaagccTACCGAACAGTGTCGCTCACATCTGCACTGGCACTGTCGGGCTTGCTGCCTCTCGATCTCAGAATACAGGAGGCAGCAAATCTGTACAAATCAAAAAAACTCTTGTCAGCTGACTACCTCCCACCTGGCAAAGATCTCGAACGGAATGTAGGGTACTTGGACTTACCACATCCGTCCACACTTACCTCTACCAAGTACGAGATCCTTGAAAACACCACCCTGCTGGACACCGGCTCCCAAATCTTCACGGATGGAAGCAAGATAGAGGGAAAAGTCGGCGCCGCCCTAAGTTGGTGGGAGGATGGCAAAGAAAAACTGTCCGAGACTTTTGGTCTCCACCCATCGTGCACGGTCTTCCAATCGGAACTTTATGCACTTCACAGGGCAACAAAACTGGTGAGCTCTAGCACGGATAAAAAAGTGAACATCTTGAGCGACTCGAGATCATCACTCGATCTGCTCCAAAATCCGAAACTCAGCCACCCCCTGGCAAGAAgcataaaggaaaacattgcgaGGGCTGTGAGCGATGGCGGAGAGATACAAATGTTCTGGTTGAGGGCGCACGTAGGAACTGCCGGGAACGAAAGAGCTGATGAGCTCGCCAAAACAGCAGCACTACACAGCACCTCCCACGACTATGACAAAGTCCCCCTGTCCTATGTCAGAAAAAAGATCAGAGAGGAATCGGTCCGAAAATGGCAAGATCGATACGCGACCTCGAGTACAGGAGCAGTCACGCGTAAATTTCTACCGGATGTCAACCAAGCATACCGAATTACGCGAACTTCTAAATTGACCCCCGCTCACGTACAAATGCTGACCGGACACGGGGGGATAGGAGAATATTTGTACAGATTCAAACTTAAAGGAAGCCCTGGATGTGATTGCGACCCCAACATCAGTGAATCGGTATGGCACATCATTCTGGACTGCCCGCGTTTTCTTGCTGCAAGACATGATCTGGAGACACTGATAGACAGGAACTTGGTGGAGTCGGAATTAAAAGATATTCTGGCAGACACCAATCACAGACCTCATTTCCTATCATACGCAGATCGAATCTTCCGAGTAGCAGCAAGGAGAAACAGCACAATTTCTCGCCCTGAAGCCCAATCAACATCAACATCAGTAGTCCAATCATCAAACCCGACCATCTCAGCACCACAACAAGTGACTCCAAAAGCAACAGCGACAAACCAGCTGTTGTCTTGTGGCGAAAAAGGAGAAGCCGGACTAAGACGCCGAAGTGTGGCTCTGTTCATGGACAGTAGCAGCGAAAGACTCGGCATCAGCTTCTGCGTCTCGGGGGCGCGAAAGCGTGTAGCCATATCACCCGGCCTAGCCTCTCTCCTAAATGGAAGCACATCCAAAGCTACCATGAAACGTAAAGCCTATGACGCACTGCCGGTAACACTAGTGGGAGATCAGTCCTGCAGACTAGTACGATGCCGTAACAAGACCATCGCACTATTGGAATGGGCCGATGACACCCCGTTTGTCCAGGCATGCTCATGGCTCACTATGCTTGGAGAGAGAGCACAAGATAGTAACGTCCCCAAGATAATAAGCGTAGACGCAATGGTGATCGAGCATAAGAAAGGTGAAATTGTTGACCAGCTGGGCTGCCTAAAAGCCTCAAAACAACACGAAATAGTTGTGTATGAGGACAGAGGTGAAGACCTAAGCTTTCTCAGTGGACACATACCCGTGAGGAACAACAACCACCAACAAACTGAAGCGGTCACCGGATCAGAACGCCTACAGGAGAGGATGGCTTCCGAGTCCGTCGCTGCTGCTGAACAGCAGGAAATAAATATGAGGATGCAGAGCAGAATCTCGCAGGGGCGCGCACAAGGGTTCCTTCAGGCATTCAAATCAGCTGCCCAAAGCCTTATGGGGAAACCACAGAGGACACCTGAGTGGCGCCAAATCCCCAAAGGCCCCATCCGAAAAAGAACGGCCCAAAGAACCATAACAAGAGCCGACATGGGTCAGGTGGTCCCACCGAAGCTAAAAACAGCAACCTCCCCTAAAGAGCATTTGGAGAATGCCGTCATAGAATTTGTGGCAATAacaaccgccacaaagcaggtaaacctcttgtcctgcaaaaccatcatgcagacctacaggcaagaAAACGAAGGCCGGCTAAAAATTCtactcgaggaggccgaagcctgcatatacgataacagtagttgccaagtcctcagaggcaaaatgactggagcgtatatggcggcttacAGCGAGGAAAGCGGATTTGTACCCTGGGAATGCAACTCCTCAAAATTTACTGtcccacacaacaaccaaatagTGGTCGTCGCCCAGTGcaccaggattatgctagaggataaaatcctagcaaaagtGGAAACCATCAACGCCAACTGGAATCACTGGACGATGCCCACTATCacttgggtgaacggggtacctggatgtgggaagacaacctgggtgataaataacttcgatgtgagcaaagacaccattatcacaacaacaactgaggcggccatcgacataagaaacaggctagcgcatcGTATTGGTGACATGGTCAGAACTAGGGTgcgtacgatggcatcagtcctggtaaacggctttagagaacatgtcggatgccaacgcctgataattgacgaagccctgatgaaccatttcggggcaatcgtaatggCCGCCCACCTGTCTCGTGCCTGTGATATTGCTCTGATCGGAGACATCAATCAGCTACCATATAtcgacagagagaacctattcgagcttaggtacaatcgcccaacactggtagcaaacatcacccaggagctgttgtgctcatacagaaaccccatggatgttgcatacgccctaaaggaagtatactcaggcatatacgcagccacagcgcgcatccaatccctgcagctgaaaaggttaacagacgcagtaattcccaaatcccaaaccaacactctgttcctggtgcatacacaggaagaaaaagagaccttgaccagccaagggtatGGTGAAGGAATGGGCTCACGCGtcctaaccatacacgaagcacagggattgacgtacgaatccgttattatcattagaacaaaagataaaataaagctgCATGATAGcgtacctcacgcagtagtggcgctgtcgaggcacaccaccacct GGCGGAAACGGAAATCACTAATATTACCACAATTCTTCGCGCCAAATTTTTATGTTTCACAGACCACTTAA